In one window of Erwinia tasmaniensis Et1/99 DNA:
- the flgL gene encoding flagellar hook-associated protein FlgL has translation MRLSTGMIYDQQMQGIQSANSSWLKAGNEMTTGNRVNKPSDDPVAAAQAVVVSQAQAETSQYDTARIFATQSQSTEETTLKQVADVIISAQTTIVAAANGTLSDADRSSYATQLEGVRAQLLNLANSTDGNGRYTFAGYQSDKAPFTTDASGNTTYTGGTVPITQKVDSSRTLVTNHTGKQVFDNLTSSATKEPDGKDGESNIFSILDTAIKSLKEPLSGADQSKIDLESANIAKTNRGLSNALNNVSSVRSEIGTNLQELSNLDSKSGDTTLNLKTQMNSLIGVDTAEAISSYTMQQAALKASYTVFQQMSKLSLFSLNS, from the coding sequence ATGCGACTTAGTACCGGCATGATCTATGACCAGCAGATGCAGGGCATCCAGAGTGCTAACAGCAGCTGGTTGAAGGCAGGCAATGAGATGACAACCGGAAACCGCGTTAACAAGCCTTCTGACGATCCGGTCGCTGCGGCTCAGGCCGTGGTGGTCTCGCAGGCTCAGGCGGAGACATCGCAGTATGATACCGCGCGTATTTTCGCCACCCAAAGTCAGTCGACCGAAGAGACCACGCTGAAACAGGTGGCGGATGTCATTATCAGCGCGCAGACCACGATCGTGGCCGCCGCGAATGGTACGCTTTCCGACGCCGATCGCTCTTCTTATGCGACTCAGCTGGAAGGGGTCCGTGCCCAGCTGCTGAACCTGGCCAACAGCACCGACGGCAATGGCCGTTATACCTTCGCCGGTTATCAGAGTGATAAAGCGCCGTTTACCACCGATGCATCAGGGAACACCACTTACACTGGCGGTACTGTACCGATCACGCAGAAAGTGGATTCCAGCCGAACGCTGGTCACTAACCACACCGGAAAGCAGGTCTTTGATAACCTGACCAGCAGTGCGACTAAGGAGCCTGATGGCAAAGATGGAGAGAGCAATATCTTTTCAATTCTGGATACGGCGATAAAATCACTCAAAGAGCCTCTGTCCGGTGCGGATCAGAGCAAAATCGATCTGGAAAGCGCCAATATTGCTAAAACGAACCGTGGGCTGAGCAACGCTCTAAACAATGTTTCCAGCGTACGTTCCGAAATCGGTACTAACCTTCAGGAATTGAGCAACCTCGATTCGAAAAGCGGTGACACTACGCTTAATCTAAAAACGCAGATGAACTCACTGATCGGAGTGGATACGGCTGAGGCTATCTCCAGCTATACCATGCAGCAGGCGGCCCTGAAGGCTTCCTATACCGTATTCCAGCAAATGTCGAAACTGTCGCTGTTTAGCCTCAATTCTTAA
- the flgK gene encoding flagellar hook-associated protein FlgK, which produces MANLINTAMTGLNAASAALNTTSNNITNYAVTGYSRQTTVLAQNSSTLSGSNYYGNGASVSNVYREYDQFISKQLLAASTQSSAISTQAGQMSNIDDMLSGTTNTLSTNIQDFFKSLQTLSSNAGDSSSRQAVLGKAEGLVNQLKVTDTYLTNLDNSLNVSVKSTVDQVNNYAKQIANVNQQITKLKGVGAGNEPNDLLDQRDQLVSQLNKLVGVNVSQQDGGSFNISVGNGISLVQGDSYNQLAAVPSSADPGRTTIASVDSVTGAKTELPESLVTTGSLGGLLAFRKDLDGVRNQVGQLALALGSSFNTQHEAGLDSNGDKGEAFFNLGSPVATSNGNNKGDASLTVAYDADKIDNVKASNYKMTWDGGSWNVVRLSDNAQVKDVDASTPGTVKFDGLTITVGASGTLQNDDSYTIKPVTNVISGMSVNITDEAKLATAGSTGGASNNENVKSLLALQTKSLINGTSTLTQAYAGLVADVGNKTSTLETTSTTQTAVVTQLTKQQQSVSGVNLDEEYSNLARYQQYYMANAKVLQTASTIFQSLLTAVG; this is translated from the coding sequence ATGGCAAACTTAATTAATACCGCGATGACCGGATTGAACGCCGCTTCGGCAGCGCTGAATACCACCAGTAACAACATCACCAACTATGCCGTTACCGGTTACTCACGTCAGACGACGGTGCTGGCCCAGAATTCCAGCACGCTGAGCGGCAGTAATTACTATGGCAACGGTGCGTCGGTTTCCAACGTTTATCGTGAGTACGACCAGTTCATCAGCAAACAGCTGTTAGCTGCCAGTACCCAGTCCAGTGCCATCAGCACGCAGGCCGGTCAGATGTCCAATATCGACGATATGCTGTCTGGTACCACCAATACCCTGTCGACCAATATTCAGGACTTTTTCAAATCGTTGCAGACGCTGTCCAGTAATGCCGGTGATTCATCCTCTCGTCAGGCGGTACTGGGCAAAGCTGAAGGGCTGGTGAATCAGCTGAAAGTGACCGATACCTACTTAACTAACCTTGATAACAGCCTGAACGTTTCGGTCAAATCAACGGTCGATCAGGTTAATAACTACGCCAAACAGATCGCCAACGTTAACCAACAGATCACCAAGCTGAAAGGTGTGGGTGCTGGTAATGAGCCGAACGACCTGCTCGACCAGCGCGATCAGCTGGTTAGCCAACTCAATAAGCTGGTGGGGGTTAACGTCAGCCAGCAGGATGGCGGCAGTTTTAATATCAGCGTTGGCAACGGTATCTCTCTGGTACAGGGCGATAGCTACAATCAGCTGGCCGCCGTTCCTTCCAGCGCCGATCCGGGCCGAACGACTATCGCCAGCGTCGACTCCGTGACCGGGGCGAAAACAGAACTGCCGGAATCCCTTGTCACCACGGGGTCACTCGGCGGCCTTCTGGCGTTCCGTAAGGATCTTGACGGGGTGCGTAACCAGGTTGGTCAGCTGGCGCTGGCGCTGGGCAGCAGCTTTAATACTCAGCATGAAGCCGGGCTGGACAGTAATGGCGACAAAGGCGAAGCCTTTTTCAATCTCGGCAGCCCGGTAGCAACGTCCAACGGCAACAATAAAGGTGATGCCAGTCTGACGGTGGCGTATGACGCCGACAAAATCGACAACGTCAAGGCATCCAACTATAAAATGACCTGGGACGGCGGCAGCTGGAACGTGGTTCGCCTGTCGGATAATGCCCAGGTCAAGGATGTTGATGCCAGCACGCCGGGCACCGTGAAGTTTGACGGCCTGACGATAACCGTAGGTGCCAGCGGCACCTTGCAAAACGATGACAGCTACACCATCAAACCGGTGACCAACGTGATCTCCGGTATGAGCGTAAATATTACCGATGAGGCCAAGCTGGCCACGGCCGGTTCAACCGGTGGCGCCAGCAACAATGAAAACGTCAAATCACTGTTGGCTCTGCAAACGAAAAGTCTGATTAACGGGACCAGCACCCTGACCCAGGCTTATGCCGGCCTGGTCGCGGACGTGGGAAATAAAACCAGCACGCTGGAAACCACCAGCACAACGCAAACGGCGGTGGTGACACAGCTTACCAAGCAGCAGCAGTCGGTTTCCGGCGTCAACCTTGACGAAGAGTATTCCAACCTGGCACGCTATCAGCAGTACTACATGGCGAATGCTAAGGTATTGCAGACGGCTTCCACCATTTTCCAGTCGCTGCTGACGGCGGTTGGCTGA
- the flgJ gene encoding flagellar assembly peptidoglycan hydrolase FlgJ: MSDNSQSLTSAAYDSRSLNNLKRLAASDPKAHAREVAKQVEGMFVQMMMKSMRQALPQDGMLSTEQTRLYTSMYDQQIGQQIGAKGLGLADTIVKQMESQKAPDEKAGTVPMPLDKSFINTLPPLAMEQMVRKAVPRFSGSETPLSGDNGDFIARLMQPARAASEQSGIPHHLILAQAALESGWGQRQILTRDGKPSYNLFGIKATGSWQGKTTEVMTTEYENGIAKKVKQTFRVYDSYFAALNDYVKLLSNNPRYAAVTSASSPEQGAKALQAAGYATDPNYAQKLVGMIQQFKNMGEKVVKAYSQDLGDLF, translated from the coding sequence ATGAGTGACAACAGCCAGTCTCTGACGAGCGCGGCGTACGACAGCCGCTCGCTTAACAACCTGAAACGTTTAGCCGCCAGCGATCCTAAAGCCCATGCGCGTGAGGTGGCTAAGCAGGTAGAGGGGATGTTCGTGCAGATGATGATGAAAAGTATGCGCCAGGCGCTGCCGCAGGACGGCATGCTGAGCACCGAACAGACGCGACTTTACACCTCGATGTACGATCAGCAGATTGGCCAGCAGATTGGGGCGAAAGGCTTAGGTCTGGCTGACACCATCGTTAAACAGATGGAGAGCCAGAAGGCACCGGATGAGAAGGCCGGAACGGTGCCGATGCCGCTCGACAAGAGCTTTATCAATACGTTGCCGCCGCTGGCAATGGAACAGATGGTGCGTAAAGCCGTACCGCGTTTCTCCGGCAGTGAAACGCCGCTTTCTGGCGATAACGGCGACTTTATCGCCAGGCTGATGCAGCCCGCGCGCGCCGCCAGCGAGCAAAGCGGCATCCCGCACCATCTTATCCTGGCGCAGGCGGCGCTGGAATCCGGCTGGGGCCAGCGGCAGATCCTCACGCGTGACGGTAAACCGAGCTATAACCTGTTTGGGATAAAAGCCACCGGCAGCTGGCAGGGTAAAACCACAGAGGTGATGACCACCGAATATGAAAATGGCATCGCAAAAAAGGTGAAGCAGACGTTCCGCGTCTACGACTCCTATTTTGCGGCGTTAAATGATTACGTGAAGCTGCTAAGCAACAACCCGCGTTATGCGGCCGTCACCAGCGCCAGCTCGCCCGAGCAGGGGGCAAAAGCCCTACAGGCCGCAGGCTACGCCACCGATCCGAACTACGCGCAGAAGCTGGTGGGTATGATCCAACAGTTCAAGAATATGGGCGAAAAAGTGGTCAAGGCCTACAGCCAGGATTTGGGCGATTTGTTTTAA
- a CDS encoding flagellar basal body P-ring protein FlgI, producing MRNVLIRSVLLLTLAVSALAQADRIRDLTTVGGVRDNSLIGYGLVVGLDGTGDQTTQTPFTTQSLSNMLSQLGITVPAGTNMQLKNVAAVMVTAKLPAFGRQGQVVDVVVSSLGNAKSLRGGTLLMTPLKGVDNQVYALAQGNILIGGASVSAGGSSAQVNQVNGGRITGGATIERELPNNFGSSNLVNLFLNQEDFGMAQRISDAINSRGGYGMAQALDGRTVQIRSSANGTSQVRLLADIQNIDVAVAVQDAKVIINSRTGSVVMNREVMLTQCAIAQGSLSVTVNQTQNVNQPNTPFGGGQTVVTPQTQIDMRQSGGALQTVNASANLNSVVRAMNALGAKPIDLMSILQAMQSAGCLHAKLEII from the coding sequence ATGCGTAATGTACTGATTCGATCCGTCCTGCTGCTCACGCTGGCAGTCAGCGCTCTGGCCCAGGCCGATCGTATTCGCGATCTCACCACGGTCGGCGGAGTGCGCGATAACTCTCTGATCGGCTACGGCCTGGTGGTGGGGCTGGACGGCACCGGTGACCAGACCACTCAAACCCCGTTTACCACCCAGAGCCTCAGCAACATGCTGTCGCAGTTGGGTATCACCGTGCCGGCGGGCACCAACATGCAGCTGAAAAACGTGGCGGCGGTGATGGTAACGGCAAAACTGCCCGCTTTTGGCCGTCAGGGGCAGGTGGTTGACGTGGTGGTGTCTTCACTGGGCAATGCCAAAAGCCTGCGCGGTGGAACCCTGCTGATGACGCCGCTAAAGGGCGTGGATAATCAGGTCTATGCGCTGGCGCAGGGCAACATTCTAATTGGCGGTGCCAGCGTTTCTGCCGGCGGCAGCTCCGCACAGGTTAACCAGGTCAACGGCGGACGTATCACCGGCGGAGCCACTATTGAGCGCGAACTGCCGAATAACTTTGGCAGCAGTAACCTCGTCAATCTTTTCCTCAACCAGGAAGATTTTGGCATGGCCCAGCGCATCAGCGATGCGATCAACAGTCGCGGTGGCTACGGTATGGCGCAGGCGTTAGATGGGCGTACGGTACAGATACGCTCCAGCGCAAACGGGACTTCCCAGGTGCGCCTGCTCGCCGATATCCAGAATATCGACGTTGCGGTGGCGGTTCAGGACGCCAAAGTGATCATCAACTCGCGTACTGGATCGGTCGTTATGAATCGCGAAGTGATGCTGACACAGTGCGCTATTGCTCAAGGCAGCCTGTCGGTCACGGTCAATCAGACGCAGAACGTTAACCAGCCCAATACGCCGTTTGGCGGCGGTCAGACGGTGGTAACGCCGCAAACGCAGATTGATATGCGCCAAAGCGGCGGCGCGCTGCAAACCGTTAACGCCAGCGCCAATCTGAACAGCGTGGTGCGGGCGATGAACGCGCTGGGCGCGAAACCTATCGATTTGATGTCCATCTTACAGGCGATGCAAAGCGCCGGCTGTCTGCATGCCAAACTGGAAATTATCTGA
- a CDS encoding flagellar basal body L-ring protein FlgH yields the protein MAQQISLPGRWLVATLLLTLNGCALVPRKPLVEGSTTAQPLPASPALVNGSIFQGVMPMNYGYQPLFEDRRPRNIGDTLTITLQENVSASKSSSANAGRDGSAEFGLTATPRALVGLLGGDKSTLGGSGKNDFSGKGGATANNTFTGTITVTVNQVLPNGNLNVIGEKQIEINQGTEFIRFSGVVNPRTISASNSVVSTQVADARIEYVGNGYINEAQNMGWLQRFFLNISPM from the coding sequence ATGGCACAGCAGATCTCATTGCCTGGACGTTGGTTGGTAGCCACCCTGCTGCTGACGCTTAACGGTTGCGCGCTGGTTCCCCGTAAGCCGCTGGTTGAAGGCTCGACGACGGCCCAGCCGCTGCCTGCTTCGCCCGCGCTGGTCAACGGCTCTATTTTTCAGGGCGTGATGCCGATGAACTACGGCTATCAGCCGCTGTTTGAAGATCGGCGTCCGCGTAATATTGGCGACACGTTGACCATTACGTTGCAGGAAAACGTCAGCGCGAGCAAGAGTTCCTCTGCCAATGCCGGACGTGACGGCAGCGCCGAATTTGGCCTGACGGCCACGCCGCGTGCGCTGGTCGGCCTGCTCGGTGGTGATAAATCCACGCTGGGCGGAAGCGGTAAAAACGATTTTTCCGGTAAGGGCGGTGCAACCGCTAACAATACCTTTACCGGCACCATTACCGTCACCGTTAACCAGGTCTTGCCCAACGGCAACCTGAACGTGATCGGTGAAAAGCAGATTGAAATCAATCAGGGAACCGAATTTATCCGCTTCTCCGGCGTGGTTAACCCGCGCACGATTAGCGCCAGTAACAGCGTTGTTTCTACCCAGGTGGCGGATGCGCGCATTGAGTACGTCGGTAACGGCTATATCAATGAGGCACAAAACATGGGCTGGCTGCAACGGTTCTTCCTGAACATATCACCGATGTAA
- the flgG gene encoding flagellar basal-body rod protein FlgG produces MIRSLWIAKTGLDAQQTNMDVIANNLANVSTNGFKRQRAVFEDLMYQTMRQPGAQSSEQTTLPSGLQIGTGTRPVATERLHNQGNLSQTDSSKDVAINGQGFFSVQMPDGTTAYTRDGSFQTDQNGQLVTNAGFPVQPAIVIPPNSLSMTISRDGVVSVTQQGQANPVQVGQLTLSTFINDAGLSSMGENLYQETQASGAPNESNPGNNGAGTLYQGYVETSNVNVAEELVSMIQTQRAYEINSKAISTSDQMLAKLTQI; encoded by the coding sequence ATGATCCGTTCTCTATGGATTGCCAAGACGGGCCTTGATGCCCAGCAGACCAACATGGATGTTATCGCTAACAACCTGGCCAACGTCAGTACCAACGGCTTTAAGCGTCAGCGCGCGGTTTTTGAAGATCTGATGTACCAGACGATGCGTCAGCCCGGGGCGCAGTCATCTGAACAAACCACGTTGCCTTCCGGTTTGCAGATCGGTACCGGTACGCGCCCGGTTGCCACGGAACGCCTGCATAACCAGGGCAATCTGTCGCAAACCGACTCGTCAAAAGACGTGGCCATCAACGGCCAGGGCTTCTTTTCGGTGCAGATGCCGGACGGCACCACCGCCTATACCCGCGACGGTTCTTTCCAGACCGATCAGAACGGTCAGCTGGTGACTAACGCCGGTTTTCCGGTGCAGCCAGCGATCGTCATCCCGCCGAACTCATTGAGCATGACCATCAGCCGGGATGGCGTGGTCAGCGTGACGCAGCAGGGCCAGGCCAATCCGGTTCAGGTTGGTCAGCTCACGCTCAGCACCTTTATCAATGATGCCGGCCTGTCGAGCATGGGCGAAAACCTGTATCAGGAAACCCAGGCTTCCGGTGCGCCCAACGAAAGTAACCCCGGCAATAACGGTGCCGGTACGCTGTATCAGGGCTATGTGGAAACCTCCAACGTGAACGTGGCGGAAGAATTGGTGAGCATGATCCAGACCCAGCGCGCCTACGAGATTAACAGCAAGGCTATCAGCACCTCCGATCAGATGCTGGCCAAACTGACGCAGATTTAA
- a CDS encoding flagellar basal body rod protein FlgF: MDHAIYTAMGAASQTLDQQAVTASNLANASTPGFRAQLNAARAVPVEGLSLPTRTLVTASTPGADMTQGALDYTERPLDVAMQGDGWLAVQTANGTEAYTRNGNMQVSPTGQLTVQGNAVMGDGGAIAIPQGSEITIAADGSITALNPGDPPNATVQLGRLKLVQARGNELTRGDDGMFRVSASTQAQRGATLEADPAMKVMPGVLEGSNVKATQTMVDMIANARRFEMQMKVISSVDENEQKANQLLSMG; encoded by the coding sequence ATGGATCACGCGATTTACACTGCGATGGGGGCGGCCAGTCAGACCCTCGATCAGCAGGCGGTAACGGCCAGCAACCTGGCCAACGCCTCGACTCCCGGCTTCCGTGCGCAGCTCAACGCCGCGCGCGCGGTGCCTGTGGAGGGGCTTTCGCTGCCCACCCGTACGCTGGTGACCGCCTCCACGCCGGGGGCGGACATGACCCAGGGGGCGCTGGATTATACCGAACGTCCGCTGGACGTGGCGATGCAGGGCGATGGCTGGCTGGCTGTACAGACCGCTAACGGCACCGAGGCCTATACCCGCAACGGTAATATGCAGGTCAGTCCGACCGGGCAGCTCACCGTTCAGGGCAATGCGGTAATGGGCGACGGCGGGGCGATTGCCATTCCGCAAGGTTCGGAAATCACCATCGCCGCCGATGGCTCAATCACCGCGCTGAATCCGGGCGATCCGCCCAACGCCACCGTGCAGCTGGGCAGACTCAAGCTGGTGCAGGCCCGCGGGAATGAGCTAACGCGCGGCGATGACGGCATGTTCCGCGTTTCTGCCAGCACTCAGGCCCAGCGTGGCGCGACCCTGGAGGCCGACCCGGCAATGAAAGTGATGCCGGGCGTGCTGGAAGGGAGCAACGTTAAGGCGACCCAGACGATGGTCGATATGATTGCCAATGCCCGCCGCTTCGAAATGCAGATGAAAGTCATTTCCAGCGTCGACGAAAACGAACAAAAAGCCAACCAGCTGCTGTCAATGGGCTGA
- the flgE gene encoding flagellar hook protein FlgE, translating to MGFSQAVSGLNAASSNLDVIGNNISNSATAGFKSSTVAFADMFAGSKVGLGTKVASVVQDFGDGTTTTTSRGLDVAISSAGFFRMADANGGVFYSRNGQFTLDAERNIVNMQGLKLTGYPATGTPPTVQAGANPVALSVPTTAMSARATTTAAMTANLNSTDSSKDLTKLNINDSTTYNAKSAMTTFDSLGNAHTVNLYFVKTADNNWTVHPVDSSTGTAGTNTNLVFDANGQLTTPANGQVSYSMGALNGSTAQPGMTISLAGSLQQNNGKSTFGNPTQDGYKPGELTSYQINDDGTLVGSYSNEQTQVLGQIVLSNFANPEGLKSEGDNVWSATSSSGQALTGTAGTGNLGTLTAGALESSNVDLSKELVNMIVAQRNYQSNAQTIKTQDQILNTLVNLR from the coding sequence ATGGGCTTTTCACAAGCGGTCAGCGGTTTAAACGCCGCGTCCAGCAACCTCGACGTTATTGGTAACAACATTTCTAACTCCGCCACGGCGGGCTTTAAATCCAGCACCGTGGCCTTTGCCGATATGTTTGCCGGTTCTAAAGTCGGGCTGGGAACCAAAGTTGCCTCCGTAGTACAGGACTTTGGCGATGGCACCACCACCACCACCAGCCGTGGGCTTGATGTTGCCATCAGCTCTGCGGGCTTCTTCCGTATGGCCGATGCCAACGGTGGGGTGTTCTACAGCCGCAACGGCCAGTTCACGCTGGATGCAGAGCGTAATATCGTTAACATGCAGGGGCTTAAGTTAACCGGCTACCCGGCAACCGGCACCCCGCCAACGGTGCAGGCTGGCGCTAACCCCGTGGCGCTGAGCGTGCCAACCACGGCGATGTCCGCCAGGGCGACGACAACCGCTGCGATGACCGCCAACCTGAACTCGACCGATAGCAGCAAGGATCTGACCAAGCTGAATATCAACGATTCAACTACCTACAACGCCAAGTCGGCGATGACCACCTTTGACTCGTTGGGTAACGCACATACCGTCAATCTTTACTTTGTGAAGACGGCGGATAACAACTGGACGGTGCACCCGGTCGATTCTTCTACCGGTACGGCAGGCACGAATACTAACCTGGTGTTCGACGCGAATGGTCAGTTAACCACCCCAGCCAACGGTCAGGTGAGCTACAGCATGGGCGCGCTGAACGGTTCCACAGCGCAGCCTGGCATGACGATTAGTCTGGCCGGCAGCCTCCAGCAGAACAACGGTAAAAGCACCTTCGGCAACCCGACTCAGGATGGGTACAAGCCGGGCGAGCTGACCAGCTATCAGATCAATGATGACGGTACGCTGGTCGGCAGCTACTCCAATGAGCAGACTCAGGTGCTGGGTCAGATCGTGCTGTCTAACTTCGCCAACCCGGAAGGTCTTAAGTCAGAGGGCGACAACGTCTGGTCAGCCACCTCTTCTTCAGGTCAGGCACTGACCGGCACGGCCGGAACCGGTAACCTTGGCACGCTCACCGCTGGCGCACTGGAGTCATCCAACGTCGATCTGAGTAAAGAGCTGGTGAATATGATTGTTGCCCAGCGTAACTATCAGTCGAACGCTCAGACCATCAAAACCCAGGATCAGATCCTGAACACGCTGGTCAACCTGCGTTAA
- the flgD gene encoding flagellar hook assembly protein FlgD has product MSITVGVNETQATTTLKSSTSSSDTSAADLQGNFLTLLVTQLKNQDPTNPMDNSQLTTQLAQINTLSGVEKLNTTLGSISGQITSGQSLQASTLIGHGVMVNGSQILAGNSTTTPFGVELAQAATSATATITDASGKVVQTIDLGAQTAGVHTFQWDGKASDGTTAADGKYSVAISASNASGQLVSQPLNYALVSGVSTNSSGAVLDLGTQGTTTLEKVRQII; this is encoded by the coding sequence ATGAGTATTACCGTAGGCGTAAATGAAACGCAGGCGACCACCACGCTAAAGTCCTCCACCTCTTCTTCTGATACCTCCGCAGCGGATTTACAGGGTAACTTTCTGACGCTGCTGGTGACGCAGCTGAAAAATCAGGACCCGACCAACCCGATGGACAATAGCCAGCTGACCACCCAGCTGGCGCAAATCAACACGCTAAGCGGCGTTGAGAAGCTCAATACCACCCTCGGCTCCATCTCCGGCCAGATCACCAGCGGTCAGTCTTTGCAGGCTTCCACCCTGATCGGGCATGGCGTCATGGTCAACGGATCGCAGATTTTAGCCGGTAACAGCACGACCACGCCGTTCGGCGTAGAGCTGGCGCAGGCCGCCACCAGTGCCACCGCGACGATTACCGACGCCAGCGGCAAAGTGGTGCAAACCATCGATCTCGGGGCGCAAACCGCCGGGGTGCATACCTTCCAGTGGGATGGTAAAGCCAGCGATGGCACCACCGCAGCCGACGGTAAATATTCCGTTGCCATCAGCGCCAGCAATGCCAGCGGCCAGCTGGTGTCGCAACCGCTTAATTACGCGCTGGTTAGCGGCGTTAGTACGAACTCAAGCGGGGCAGTGCTGGATCTCGGCACCCAAGGCACCACAACCCTGGAAAAAGTCCGCCAGATTATTTAA
- the flgC gene encoding flagellar basal body rod protein FlgC, whose translation MALLNIFDIAGSAMAAQSQRLNVSASNLANADSVTGPDGQPYVAKQVVFQTNAAPGSAAGGVKVAEVIDDPAPARLVYEPGNPMADAKGYVKMPNVDVVAETVNTLSASRSYQANVEVLNTVKQMMMKTLTMGQ comes from the coding sequence ATGGCACTTTTAAACATATTCGATATTGCCGGCTCGGCAATGGCTGCACAGTCGCAGCGTCTTAACGTCAGTGCCAGCAACCTGGCCAATGCCGACAGCGTCACCGGCCCTGATGGCCAGCCCTATGTGGCAAAGCAGGTCGTGTTCCAAACCAACGCCGCGCCCGGTTCTGCCGCCGGGGGGGTAAAAGTGGCGGAGGTGATTGACGACCCGGCCCCGGCACGACTGGTGTATGAGCCTGGCAATCCGATGGCCGATGCCAAAGGTTACGTCAAAATGCCGAATGTGGATGTGGTCGCAGAAACGGTCAATACCCTGTCAGCCTCGCGCAGTTACCAGGCCAACGTTGAGGTGTTAAACACCGTGAAACAGATGATGATGAAAACCTTAACGATGGGCCAATAA
- the flgB gene encoding flagellar basal body rod protein FlgB, which translates to MLDKLDAALRFNTEALNLRAQRQEILASNIANADTPGYQARDIDFASQLSKAVENGRAQGTGLSLAVTSARHIPAETLQSPSIDLMYRIPAQPALDGNTVDMDRERTEFADNSLKYQTDLTLISSQIKGMMSVLQGQ; encoded by the coding sequence ATGCTCGACAAACTGGACGCAGCGCTAAGGTTTAATACTGAAGCCCTGAACCTGCGTGCACAACGGCAGGAAATCCTGGCTTCCAACATTGCCAATGCCGACACGCCGGGCTATCAGGCGCGCGATATCGATTTCGCCAGCCAGCTAAGCAAAGCGGTGGAAAACGGGCGGGCGCAAGGAACAGGGCTGTCGTTAGCGGTGACGTCGGCACGCCATATTCCTGCAGAAACGTTGCAGTCTCCTTCAATCGATCTGATGTATCGCATTCCCGCTCAGCCCGCGCTCGATGGCAATACGGTAGACATGGATCGGGAACGTACCGAATTCGCCGATAACAGCCTGAAATATCAAACGGATCTGACGCTTATCAGCAGTCAAATCAAGGGCATGATGTCAGTGTTACAGGGGCAATAA
- the flgA gene encoding flagellar basal body P-ring formation chaperone FlgA, with translation MPKSTHLLAALLSLLCAPASAADLTAQLTEFFKIRYEQTGASADKLKVVVKTAQNMWPACDTPQFSLPGNSRMWGNISVAANCDRNRRYIQVQVQVTGSYVVATRQISQGEAISASDVRMEQGRLDTLPARTLMQPGEAIGAVTLRDITPGQPMTLMMMRQAWRVKAGQTVIVYASGDGFSISSEGKAMNNAAALQSVRVRMNSGQIVMGQVGSDGNVLISL, from the coding sequence ATGCCAAAATCCACGCACCTGTTGGCTGCCCTGCTGTCCCTGCTCTGCGCGCCTGCCAGCGCCGCAGACCTGACCGCACAGCTCACTGAATTTTTCAAAATTCGCTATGAACAAACCGGTGCGAGTGCCGATAAGCTCAAGGTGGTGGTGAAAACGGCACAAAACATGTGGCCCGCCTGTGATACCCCACAGTTTTCTCTGCCGGGTAACAGCCGCATGTGGGGTAATATCAGCGTGGCGGCGAACTGCGACAGGAACCGGCGCTATATTCAGGTTCAGGTACAGGTCACGGGTAGCTATGTGGTCGCTACCCGCCAGATCTCCCAGGGAGAGGCCATCAGCGCCAGCGACGTGCGCATGGAGCAGGGCCGGCTGGACACGCTTCCGGCCCGCACCCTGATGCAGCCGGGGGAAGCTATCGGCGCGGTGACACTACGGGATATCACGCCAGGACAGCCCATGACTTTGATGATGATGCGCCAGGCCTGGCGCGTCAAAGCGGGTCAGACGGTCATTGTCTACGCCAGCGGTGATGGTTTTTCCATCAGTAGCGAAGGTAAAGCGATGAACAACGCGGCCGCTTTGCAATCGGTGAGAGTACGCATGAATTCAGGGCAGATCGTGATGGGACAGGTCGGTTCTGATGGGAATGTTCTGATATCACTATAA